One Urocitellus parryii isolate mUroPar1 chromosome 9, mUroPar1.hap1, whole genome shotgun sequence DNA segment encodes these proteins:
- the LOC113181756 gene encoding apolipoprotein R-like, with amino-acid sequence MRLLPGSCSLSPCFLGALTLLLCLSSLHGCSPPPRIAHGHYRYISGVVSLSTVVRYECKEGYALLGAAEISCLFSGWSPPAPRCKALCLKPKIPSGKLSVEKDQYISPEAVTIQCDPGYKMIGSPFISCSENRSWSPAVPKCEREAPEDRDIVLAGKNLLECLPNPRDSRVALELHKLSLEIEKLEREREKEKII; translated from the exons ATGAGGCTCTTGCCAGGGAGCTGTTCCCTGTCTCCGTGTTTCCTGGGGGCTCTGACCTTGCTCCTTTGCCTGTCCAGCCTACATG GCTGCAGTCCCCCTCCTAGGATTGCACACGGGCACTACAGGTATATCAGTGGGGTCGTATCGCTCAGCACCGTGGTGCGGTATGAATGCAAGGAAGGATATGCTCTCCTAGGAGCAGCTGAAATCTCCTGCCTGTTTTCAGGATGGTCGCCTCCAGCTCCTCGATGTAAAG CTCTGTGCCTAAAACCGAAGATACCCAGTGGAAAGCTATCTGTGGAGAAGGATCAGTATATCAGCCCTGAAGCTGTCACCATCCAGTGTGACCCTGGCTACAAGATGATTGGCTCCCCATTTATCTCTTGCTCAGAAAACAGATCTTGGAGCCCGGCTGTGCCTAAGTGTGAAAGG gaaGCCCCTGAAGATCGTGACATAGTGCTGGCAGGCAAAAACCTCTTAGAGTGTCTCCCAAACCCCAGGGACTCCAGAGTGGCCCTGGAGTTACATAAACTGTCCCTGGAGATTGAAAAACTGGAgcgagagagagaaaaggagaaaatcatttaa